In a genomic window of Zingiber officinale cultivar Zhangliang chromosome 9B, Zo_v1.1, whole genome shotgun sequence:
- the LOC122022776 gene encoding auxin-responsive protein SAUR40-like, whose amino-acid sequence MGKCSKLRQMLLQRWRHAAEAPPDVPAGHVAVVCVGATSRRRFVVRASHLNHPAFRQLLRRAEEEEYGSPSSGGHPGPLALPCDEALFQRLIILISSSSSSSSRSQNYCSLEGFEAVLSSPNGSSFAGDSLPLLRDSSSIAH is encoded by the coding sequence ATGGGCAAATGCAGCAAGCTCCGGCAGATGCTGCTGCAGCGGTGGCGCCACGCCGCAGAGGCGCCTCCGGACGTCCCGGCGGGCCATGTGGCGGTGGTGTGCGTGGGGGCCACCTCCCGGCGGCGGTTCGTGGTGCGCGCCTCCCATCTCAACCACCCCGCTTTCCGGCAGTTGCTCCGCCGGGCCGAGGAAGAGGAGTACGGTTCCCCTTCCTCCGGCGGCCACCCTGGCCCCCTCGCCCTCCCCTGCGACGAGGCCCTCTTCCAGCGCCTCATCATCCTCATCTCCTCCTCCTCGTCTTCTTCCTCGCGGTCACAGAACTATTGTAGCCTCGAGGGCTTCGAGGCCGTGCTTTCTAGTCCTAATGGTTCTTCCTTCGCCGGCGACTCCCTGCCGTTGCTCCGCGACAGCTCGAGCATTGCACACTAG
- the LOC122022775 gene encoding ubiquitin-conjugating enzyme E2 variant 1C-like, whose translation MTLGGSGGSSVVVPRNFRLLEELERGEKGIGDGTVSYGMDDGDDIYMRSWTGTILGPHNTVHEGRIYQLKLFCDKDYPEKPPNVRFHSRINMTCVNPDTGMVDPRKFAVLGNWQRDYTMEHILVQLKKEMAASHNRKLVQPPEGTYF comes from the exons ATGACGCTCGGCGGTTCCGGTGGATCCAGCGTCGTCG TTCCTCGGAACTTCAGATTGCTCGAAGAGCTCGAACGTGGAGAAAAGGGCATAGGAGATGGAACTGTAAGCTATGGTATGGATGATGGAGATGACATTTATATGCGATCCTGGACTGGGACAATATTAGGTCCTCATAAT ACTGTCCATGAGGGCCGCATCTATCAACTCAAGTTGTTCTGCGACAAAGACTATCCCGAGAAACCGCCTAATGTCCGTTTCCATTCCCGCATCAACATGACTTGTGTCAATCCTGACACTGGAATG GTTGATCCAAGGAAATTTGCAGTTCTAGGGAACTGGCAACGGGATTACACAATGGAGCATATCTTGGTACAACTTAAAAAGGAAATGGCTGCATCGCATAATCGCAAACTGGTTCAACCTCCAGAGGGCACCTACTTCTGA
- the LOC122022774 gene encoding NADH dehydrogenase (ubiquinone) complex I, assembly factor 6-like, whose product MSNPSAYSKNIRAAFSYCVQQVRSYDYHHYLCLLQLLPDMRKAAFVLRAFNVETARAMDVASDPNTGLMRLLWWQDTIDKLFAKKKVEHPVAQALSSVISDYKISKHWLKRSVDARIKDASREGVIPETIADLEQYAEDTASTMLYMTLQAGGIRSTNVDHAASHIGKASGLLLLLKSLPYHGSRQGRIEYIPADVASRHGLLTTSNGGPEIKIESSEALPDAVFEVASVASLHLQKARELAPTIPPEALLVLLPAVPAQVLLDTLRQRNFNVFDSRISRGIHGISPLWYLLKLKWHAWRKTY is encoded by the coding sequence ATGAGTAATCCGTCTGCTTATAGCAAGAACATTCGTGCAGCCTTCTCTTATTGCGTGCAGCAAGTTCGTAGTTATGATTACCATCACTACCTTTGCCTTCTCCAGCTTCTTCCAGATATGCGTAAGGCTGCATTTGTTCTCCGTGCTTTCAATGTTGAAACTGCACGGGCCATGGATGTTGCATCTGATCCCAATACTGGGCTCATGCGCCTTCTATGGTGGCAAGATACAATTGACAAATTGTTTGCGAAGAAAAAGGTTGAACACCCAGTTGCGCAAGCCCTCTCCTCGGTGATTTCAGATTATAAGATCAGCAAGCACTGGCTGAAGCGCTCTGTTGATGCCAGAATAAAGGATGCAAGTCGGGAAGGAGTGATTCCTGAAACTATTGCGGATTTGGAGCAGTATGCAGAAGACACTGCGTCAACAATGCTCTACATGACTCTTCAAGCTGGTGGCATTCGCTCAACAAACGTTGATCATGCAGCTTCCCACATTGGCAAAGCCAGCGGGCTTCTTCTCCTGCTCAAGTCCTTGCCATACCATGGGAGTCGCCAAGGAAGGATTGAATACATTCCTGCCGACGTTGCTAGTAGGCACGGTTTACTAACAACAAGCAATGGAGGACCGGAGATCAAGATAGAGTCAAGTGAGGCACTTCCAGATGCTGTGTTTGAGGTGGCCTCTGTGGCTAGTCTTCATCTGCAAAAAGCTCGGGAGTTGGCTCCCACAATTCCTCCTGAGGCTCTTCTTGTGCTCCTGCCAGCCGTGCCTGCACAAGTGCTTTTGGATACTTTACGACAAAGGAACTTCAACGTCTTCGATTCCAGGATTTCACGCGGTATCCATGGCATCTCTCCGCTATGGTATCTATTGAAGCTAAAATGGCATGCCTGGAGAAAAACAtattaa
- the LOC122022849 gene encoding NAC domain-containing protein 7-like: MNTVLRIPPGFRFHPTDEELVDYYLRKKVATRRIDLDVIKDVDLYKIEPWDLQEICRFGAEEQSDWYFFSHKDKKYPTGTRTNRATTAGFWKATGRDKPIYSKLRLIGMRKTLVYYKGRAPNGLKSDWIMHEYRLETNENGPPQEEGWVVCRVFKKRAPTAQKVSDDMPWYDMEQGSLVRDIDSPRTLPLQSALEYNRQLFYKHEKKLQYHSPQEYTYHEVLPPIESPNSNGNYMNHGSSLRSIFSENNEAIVQPRHQLEVIEIDNNTENISQASDLVTDWRVFDKFVASQLSHDASKEAMYSEEAEHILQVTEEQEVGMELPSTSTASCQIYPWK, encoded by the exons ATGAACACTGTTTTGCGCATTCCACCCGGCTTTCGGTTCCACCCCACCGACGAAGAATTGGTAGACTACTACCTTAGGAAGAAAGTGGCTACTCGAAGGATCGACTTAGATGTAATAAAAGATGTTGATCTATACAAAATTGAACCTTGGGATCTTCAAG AGATATGTAGGTTTGGTGCGGAAGAGCAAAGTGATTGGTACTTCTTCAGTCATAAGGACAAAAAATATCCAACCGGAACTCGAACCAACCGAGCAACAACAGCCGGGTTTTGGAAGGCAACTGGGAGAGACAAGCCAATTTACTCCAAGCTTAGGTTGATTGGGATGAGAAAGACTTTGGTCTATTACAAGGGAAGAGCCCCCAATGGACTAAAGTCGGATTGGATCATGCATGAGTATCGCCTTGAGACGAACGAAAATGGACCTCCACAG GAAGAGGGTTGGGTGGTGTGTAGGGTGTTCAAGAAACGAGCTCCTACCGCTCAAAAAGTGAGTGACGATATGCCGTGGTATGACATGGAACAAGGATCGCTCGTTAGAGACATCGACTCACCGAGGACTTTGCCTTTGCAATCTGCCTTAGAATACAATCGCCAACTCTTCTACAAGCACGAGAAGAAGCTTCAATACCACTCCCCACAAGAGTACACTTATCATGAAGTACTTCCACCAATTGAGAGTCCCAATAGCAATGGCAATTACATGAACCATGGAAGCTCTCTCAGATCCATCTTCTCGGAGAACAATGAAGCAATTGTGCAACCTAGACACCAACTTGAGGTGATCGAGATTGACAACAACACTGAGAACATTAGCCAAGCTTCTGACCTAGTGACCGATTGGAGGGTTTTCGATAAGTTTGTCGCCTCCCAACTTAGCCATGATGCTTCAAAGGAAGCAATGTACTCAGAGGAAGCTGAACACATACTTCAAGTCACTGAAGAACAAGAAGTTGGCATGGAGCTACCATCTACATCGACCGCAAGCTGCCAAATTTATCCAtggaaatga